In one window of Geotrypetes seraphini chromosome 3, aGeoSer1.1, whole genome shotgun sequence DNA:
- the LOC117356450 gene encoding translation initiation factor IF-2-like isoform X2, with product MAARAASAGSDVAEISFRVGDSLLDDSDEQVGAGGAAVRARPSRRSKRDALSAIAIAASVGRGAGRSSEPGVSSDGVVPRKATGKSKHGGRGKSGGRQPVRPESSSSGASGLLPGVGSVAPVIQPASGDLTEPVVLPLPISGGDGDAGQVFPPFGDGSARSEERVFRESPQPSTSWGAGSWGTSPGEPYGAPYGAFPWGPGQQGWCTGQQGWSPGMFSPYFGGGFVPGWSGGPLPSGVGGAGWGAPGGGFPGSVPGCGFSSQSPLVVPETRWSATGGVTGPSSGSVGAAFDRRRSEGAPATSALVTVAVGGGAAGPSEDVVVADRGGTVVERPSVSSAEVVSSGISVPVTESSIAGAGRCKLVWIIGHSFVHWAGERSRLRPGGRHLGLGHLGVRVSWWGQRGMRWYQLLPFLAHLRDSPRRPDVLIIHLGGNDVDSLSARQLVNVIKDDLRVLFAWFPGTRVLWSDVIPRPRCLSSRRWTRGLAKFNRQVGKWVESQGGTQLLHGWVDVGCGGLYHADRVHLSDIGCDLLLDDFAVGCERVLGLC from the exons ATGGCGGCGAGAGCGGCTTCGGCGGGTTCGGACGTGGCGGAGATTTCCTTCCGTGTGGGTGATTCTTTGCTGGATGACTCCGACGAACAGGTGGGTGCGGGAGGCGCAGCGGTGCGGGCCAGGCCGTCCCGCAGATCGAAACGGGATGCACTGTCGGCCATAGCCATTGCTGCCTCTGTGGGCCGCGGGGCGGGGCGGAGTTCGGAGCCGGGGGTGTCCTCGGACGGGGTTGTGCCGCGGAAGGCTACAGGAAAGTCCAAGCACGGTGGGCGGGGCAAGTCGGGCGGGAGGCAGCCTGTCCGGCCAGAAAGCAGCAGCTCTGGGGCGTCTGGTCTGTTGCCGGGGGTGGGGAGTGTGGCTCCTGTTATCCAGCCGGCTTCCGGTGACCTGACTGAGCCGGTAGTTCTTCCGCTCCCCATTTCTGGTGGCGATGGTGATGCGGGGCAGGTGTTTCCCCCTTTTGGGGATGGGTCTGCTCGTTCTGAGGAGAGAGTCTTTCGCGAGTCGCCCCAGCCTTCCACCAGCTGGGGTGCCGGATCCTGGGGTACCAGTCCCGGGGAGCCTTATGGTGCGCCTTATGGGGCTTTCCCGTGGGGTCCTGGGCAGCAAGGGTGGTGTACTGGGCAACAGGGTTGGAGCCCCGGCATGTTTTCCCCTTACTTTGGCGGGGGTTTTGTTCCTGGGTGGTCGGGCGGGCCCCTGCCGAGTGGGGTCGGGGGTGCTGGTTGGGGGGCACCTGGGGGTGGTTTCCCGGGCTCTGTTCCTGGTTGTGGTTTTTCTTCACAGAGTCCATTGGTCGTCCCGGAGACTCGGTGGAGTGCCACTGGCGGTGTTACTGGTCCATCGTCCGGCAGCGTTGGGGCAGCATTTGATCGACGGCGCAGCGAGGGAGCTCCGGCTACTTCGGCGTTGGTGACAGTGGCTGTTGGCGGTGGCGCTGCTGGTCCCTCGGAGGATGTGGTGGTTGCTGACCGTGGCGGCACTGTGGTGGAGCGTCCATCGGTGTCCTCGGCGGAGGTTGTTTCCAGCGGCATCTCCGTTCCTGTGACAGAATCTTCTATAGCGG gTGCTGGTCGGTGCAAGTTGGTGTGGATAATCGGCCATTCTTTTGTGCATTGGGCTGGAGAGAGGTCTCGGTTGCGTCCTGGAGGTCGTCACCTGGGACTTGGCCATCTGGGTGTTCGAGTATCTTGGTGGGGTCAGCGCGGCATGAGATGGTATCAGCTCTTGCCGTTCTTGGCTCATTTGCGGGATTCCCCTCGGCGTCCGGACGTGCTCATCATTCATCTGGGGGGCAATGATGTTGATTCTTTGTCGGCTCGGCAGTTAGTTAATGTTATTAAGGACGACTTGCGGGTTCTTTTTGCTTGGTTTCCGGGCACGCGTGTGCTGTGGTCCGATGTTATTCCGCGCCCGCGGTGTCTTTCGTCTCGTCGGTGGACTAGGGGGTTGGCTAAGTTTAACCGCCAGGTTGGGAAGTGGGTGGAGTCACAGGGCGGTACGCAGTTGTTGCATGGGTGGGTCGATGTTGGTTGCGGTGGGCTTTACCACGCGGATAGGGTGCATTTGTCTGACATTGGGTGTGATTTGCTCTTGGACGATTTTGCTGTGGGTTGTGAGCGCGTTTTGGGTTTGTGTTAG
- the LOC117356450 gene encoding uncharacterized protein LOC117356450 isoform X1: MAARAASAGSDVAEISFRVGDSLLDDSDEQVGAGGAAVRARPSRRSKRDALSAIAIAASVGRGAGRSSEPGVSSDGVVPRKATGKSKHGGRGKSGGRQPVRPESSSSGASGLLPGVGSVAPVIQPASGDLTEPVVLPLPISGGDGDAGQVFPPFGDGSARSEERVFRESPQPSTSWGAGSWGTSPGEPYGAPYGAFPWGPGQQGWCTGQQGWSPGMFSPYFGGGFVPGWSGGPLPSGVGGAGWGAPGGGFPGSVPGCGFSSQSPLVVPETRWSATGGVTGPSSGSVGAAFDRRRSEGAPATSALVTVAVGGGAAGPSEDVVVADRGGTVVERPSVSSAEVVSSGISVPVTESSIAVSSTRAGGSCGRLGDAGAFVEPGREGVWEMLRLSVAPATWSHYSSGFRVVSTFLFSRGWVPGHVAESFLEDFVLDSGRAGVSQRVVRGRLEGFAFFCRALGWKCPSSGFVVQRLLRALGRVVLPRPDSRLPIQHGLLVRLLLVLPDLAHSSYETSLFRAAFSVAFFGALRVRELLVSAADRARGRGLLVHHVRLGVGEVHICVASSKTDQAGRGQWLVLHRVVGCVSCPVLCLSNFLSARVAVSPVLFVHANGSPLSRYQFLAVLRLAWCAVVRSLADMALTRFGSVLPPVLVPLVCRRRVSVGWVDGCPGPSAVTLDRRMRFLDLGGVRRVGSGIAGYLGGFFVSVCGTYVLCFSGAGRCKLVWIIGHSFVHWAGERSRLRPGGRHLGLGHLGVRVSWWGQRGMRWYQLLPFLAHLRDSPRRPDVLIIHLGGNDVDSLSARQLVNVIKDDLRVLFAWFPGTRVLWSDVIPRPRCLSSRRWTRGLAKFNRQVGKWVESQGGTQLLHGWVDVGCGGLYHADRVHLSDIGCDLLLDDFAVGCERVLGLC, translated from the exons ATGGCGGCGAGAGCGGCTTCGGCGGGTTCGGACGTGGCGGAGATTTCCTTCCGTGTGGGTGATTCTTTGCTGGATGACTCCGACGAACAGGTGGGTGCGGGAGGCGCAGCGGTGCGGGCCAGGCCGTCCCGCAGATCGAAACGGGATGCACTGTCGGCCATAGCCATTGCTGCCTCTGTGGGCCGCGGGGCGGGGCGGAGTTCGGAGCCGGGGGTGTCCTCGGACGGGGTTGTGCCGCGGAAGGCTACAGGAAAGTCCAAGCACGGTGGGCGGGGCAAGTCGGGCGGGAGGCAGCCTGTCCGGCCAGAAAGCAGCAGCTCTGGGGCGTCTGGTCTGTTGCCGGGGGTGGGGAGTGTGGCTCCTGTTATCCAGCCGGCTTCCGGTGACCTGACTGAGCCGGTAGTTCTTCCGCTCCCCATTTCTGGTGGCGATGGTGATGCGGGGCAGGTGTTTCCCCCTTTTGGGGATGGGTCTGCTCGTTCTGAGGAGAGAGTCTTTCGCGAGTCGCCCCAGCCTTCCACCAGCTGGGGTGCCGGATCCTGGGGTACCAGTCCCGGGGAGCCTTATGGTGCGCCTTATGGGGCTTTCCCGTGGGGTCCTGGGCAGCAAGGGTGGTGTACTGGGCAACAGGGTTGGAGCCCCGGCATGTTTTCCCCTTACTTTGGCGGGGGTTTTGTTCCTGGGTGGTCGGGCGGGCCCCTGCCGAGTGGGGTCGGGGGTGCTGGTTGGGGGGCACCTGGGGGTGGTTTCCCGGGCTCTGTTCCTGGTTGTGGTTTTTCTTCACAGAGTCCATTGGTCGTCCCGGAGACTCGGTGGAGTGCCACTGGCGGTGTTACTGGTCCATCGTCCGGCAGCGTTGGGGCAGCATTTGATCGACGGCGCAGCGAGGGAGCTCCGGCTACTTCGGCGTTGGTGACAGTGGCTGTTGGCGGTGGCGCTGCTGGTCCCTCGGAGGATGTGGTGGTTGCTGACCGTGGCGGCACTGTGGTGGAGCGTCCATCGGTGTCCTCGGCGGAGGTTGTTTCCAGCGGCATCTCCGTTCCTGTGACAGAATCTTCTATAGCGG tttcgtCGACTCGCGCCGGAGGCTCATGTGGACGGCTTGGCgatgccggagcatttgtggagcctggtcgagAAGGAGTGTGGGAAATGCTCCGTCTGTCGGTAGCACCTGCGACTTGGTCGCATTACTCATCTGGCTTTCGCGTGGTCTCTACCTTTTTGTTCAGTCGGGGCTGGGTCCCAGGGCATGTGGCCGAGTCCTTTCTTGAGGATTTCGTGCTGGATTCAGGAAGAGCTGGTGTCTCCCAACGGGTAGTACGGGGGCGGTTGGAGGGGTTTGCCTTTTTCTGTCGGGCGTTGGGTTGGAAGTGTCCTTCCTCGGGTTTCGTGGTTCAGCGCTTGCTTCGTGCACTGGGTAGGGTTGTTCTTCCCAGGCCTGATTCGCGCTTGCCGATTCAGCATGGCTTACTCGTTCGGCTTTTATTGGTCTTACCTGATCTGGCCCATTCGTCGTACGAGACGTCCCTTTTTCGGGCGGCCTTTTCGGTGGCCTTTTTTGGGGCGTTGCGTGTGAGGGAGTTGTTGGTGAGTGCAGCTGATAGGGCTAGGGGGCGTGGGCTGTTGGTGCACCATGTGCGGCTGGGTGTGGGCGAGGTGCACATCTGTGTGGCTAGTTCCAAGACGGATCAGGCCGGCCGTGGCCAGTGGTTGGTTCTTCATCGGGTTGTGGGTTGTGTCTCTTGTCCGGTGCTTTGCCTGAGCAATTTTTTGTCGGCGCGTGTTGCGGTTTCCCCTGTATTGTTCGTTCATGCGAATGGGTCCCCTCTTTCCAGATACCAGTTCCTGGCAGTGCTTCGTTTGGCATGGTGCGCTGTGGTGAGGAGCCTAGCTGATATGGCACTCACTCGTTTCGGATCGGTGCTGCCACCAGTGCTCGTGCCGCTGGTATGTCGGAGGAGGGTATCCGTCGGTTGGGTAGATGGGTGTCCGGGGCCTTCCGCAGTTACATTAGACCGTCGGATGCGGTTTCTGGACCTGGGGGGAGTTCGGAGGGTCGGTAGTGGTATTGCGGGGTATTTGGGAGGTTTTTTCGTTTCTGTCTGTGGCAcatatgttctttgtttttcaggTGCTGGTCGGTGCAAGTTGGTGTGGATAATCGGCCATTCTTTTGTGCATTGGGCTGGAGAGAGGTCTCGGTTGCGTCCTGGAGGTCGTCACCTGGGACTTGGCCATCTGGGTGTTCGAGTATCTTGGTGGGGTCAGCGCGGCATGAGATGGTATCAGCTCTTGCCGTTCTTGGCTCATTTGCGGGATTCCCCTCGGCGTCCGGACGTGCTCATCATTCATCTGGGGGGCAATGATGTTGATTCTTTGTCGGCTCGGCAGTTAGTTAATGTTATTAAGGACGACTTGCGGGTTCTTTTTGCTTGGTTTCCGGGCACGCGTGTGCTGTGGTCCGATGTTATTCCGCGCCCGCGGTGTCTTTCGTCTCGTCGGTGGACTAGGGGGTTGGCTAAGTTTAACCGCCAGGTTGGGAAGTGGGTGGAGTCACAGGGCGGTACGCAGTTGTTGCATGGGTGGGTCGATGTTGGTTGCGGTGGGCTTTACCACGCGGATAGGGTGCATTTGTCTGACATTGGGTGTGATTTGCTCTTGGACGATTTTGCTGTGGGTTGTGAGCGCGTTTTGGGTTTGTGTTAG